The window ATACGCATCAAGGACATCTTCATTACTCCGTATTTCAGATGGTGTGCCTTCCTTTCCATGGTTAAGGACGATGATATTGTCAGAGATATCCATCACAACCTTCATGTTATGAAACCTTTGAAAAACTCACAAATTCGTCATTCCCCGACTTGTTCCCCCGAACAAGTCGGAGGACGGAATCCAGTGTTCTTTAAAATCAAAGGCTTCTGGATTCCGTCCTTCTGCCTGTGCGTGCCCGCACGCAGACAGGTCGCGGGAATGACACTAAAACAGTATTTTTCAAAGGTCTCGTTATGTTCAATAAAGAGGACTTTCTTACCTGAGGTCTTAAGCCCTTCTACAATCTCAAGGAGTTTAGGTATCGTGTTCGGGAAAACACCTGCTGTGGGCTCGTCAAAAATAAAATTATAAGGACAACCAGCCGAAAAATAAAGAGAAATCTGATGACAGAACAATTTTTTACGAGAAATATTTTTTTAGTATCAACTAGTTATTATTCAGCAATATCTCATTTTTTGTTGGTTTTGTTGTCCAGATACCTTTGATATTATATGCCCTTGCTATCTTTTTGCCTTCTGCCTTTGCTGTCTCTTCAGACTGGAAAAAGCCTACCCTTAACCTATACCATATTTTGCCTTTTGGATTAAACTGGATGATATAGGCATTATATCCATCTTCCTTAAGTTTTCTTACAATAGATTTTACATCATCATCCATTGTTGTATAAGAAGCAATGTGCAATGTCCATGAGCCGCCTGTAATCTTTTTTAATTCTTTTTTTTGCTGTATTTTTTGTTCAGTGGATACCTGTTTTTTTGTTTCTTTTATTTTTTGAGGTATTTTTGTGTCGGGTTTATCTTCATTTTTTGCTGTAAGTATCTTTTCATGGAGTCTTATTTCTGGTTTCTCCTCTTTTTTCTCTATTTTCTTTACTTCATCAGATTTATTGACAGACAGGCTTTTTTCAGTCTTTTTTATTTCTTCATTAGGTGTACGAAGGTTTTTTTCTTTTGACTTTACTATGGTGTGCGGCGGCTCTTTAACAGTTTTTTTAGCATCCTGTGAAGGCTCTGCCTTT of the Deltaproteobacteria bacterium genome contains:
- a CDS encoding SPOR domain-containing protein encodes the protein MKNIKIIIAAAGLIVMMGAGTYFFYSNTAKARQEKVVKRVRVEIPLEEKKELPQVPPEKAEPSQDAKKTVKEPPHTIVKSKEKNLRTPNEEIKKTEKSLSVNKSDEVKKIEKKEEKPEIRLHEKILTAKNEDKPDTKIPQKIKETKKQVSTEQKIQQKKELKKITGGSWTLHIASYTTMDDDVKSIVRKLKEDGYNAYIIQFNPKGKIWYRLRVGFFQSEETAKAEGKKIARAYNIKGIWTTKPTKNEILLNNN